CTGAACAAGTAGAATAAAGCATGATTAATTAACACGAAGCTATATAAAATAATATCGTATTGCATCGCTTATAAGACACTAAGCTGAGCAACTCATAAACTTAGGATTTTTCTAAATAACCTTATAAAAATTGTGGAACACTACATCAGCTTTGATTTGGTGACTCAAAGTGATGGGTGTTCCCTGATGTAGAGGATCATAGTCCGACATTAAGAAAACAAATACCCCTTACTATCTATCTATTTAAAAACCCACATTCTTAAATCCACTTATAAAAAAAATGTCCAATGCCCCTTACGATATGTGATCTTTGAATACAAAGCAAAGCAAAACATTATTGGGTCAAAATAATCATTTATGTTACATATGAGGCCCAATTACATAGCCCAATTGCGTAAATTAAGCAATCCAAATGCTGATGTCATATACATGTATTTCTCAAAATTATTCCAAAGAATACTTACTAAATTCATAACAAAATTAAAGGGAAATATGTCACTTAATCACATCCTCACATTTATATTTTGGTCATCCGAAATCTTACACTTCTCCACAGTCAATAATAAGTCATGTCATGTATTTAATTCCCTAATTTTGTGTGTGATTGATATTCCATTTATTTAGTTGTAGAAAAAGCAAGCGTGGCTCGCCACAAATTCAGTAGGATAATGTTTTGACGTGCCACAGTTCCTCCACCTAAATCTTTCTCATCCTATGTGGCGGCCTCACGGACATCTCTGGCGTGGGTGAGTATCGGGGTGACAGTTTCGTGCGCGTTTCCGGTCCGTATTAGTATACGTTGATCTCAATTTTAATGGGGTTTAGATGCCGACGTGTTTTTTAATTACCggaaagagagaggagagaggagagaggagaaagagagagagaggtggggggagggggagagaaagagagagagagagagagagagagagagagagagattgcggAGGCGCACGTTAGCAATTGCAAGGACACCGGCATTTGAATTCGTCGCCTCCTCTCTCTCgatctctccttcttcttcttgtcgtTGATTGGGCGGCGAATCTCTCGATCCGATCATCTATCGAGCTCGCGCGCGGCGGAGATCCTGAGTATCTCGCGATTCCCTCCGGCTAACGCCATTGCGGGCGACTCAGATTGCTTCGCCTCATCCATCCGAAGTAGACAATCCTAGATTCCAACGTCTTCGTCGTATATTAGGGCGTCGCGTAGCTGGTCCCTCCACGGTAGCCCTTCTTCGCGTTGGAGTTTTCCTTCGTTTATGATTCGGATGCCTGGCGTCTCGTGGAGTTTCGAGACATTCTTTTGGGAATTACGACTTTATGGGGTTTCCGTCGAGATTTTTGAGCTATTTCCGAGCTCCGGAGCTGTCGCAGCGAGTATTGGTTGACAACAACAGCTAAGGTGGTAACGATTTCTCGAAGGATCATGGCATGCTTTGTTTCCTTTCACGTTTTAAGGGTGGAAATCACCGGCATTGCAGTTCTTTGATCTTCATAGACCTTAACTTGGGCTGAAAACAACAGTTCGTCCTGTTATTGATTTGGTCTCAGTGGAGTAGATACTTGGATCGTGCCGGGTGCCCTCCTTGTTGGTTTTTACCGATGCTATGTTGGGGTAGAATTCTGCTCCATAAGCGAAAGCTCGTCTCTCGACTCCGTTTATGGGGCAGCATCAGATAGTCCACAGCAGCAGTCTTTTGTCTTTTCATTATGCCGGAAAGGATTGTTCTTTATGCGTATGTTGTTTGATCCCGGTCCGTGGATGGCAGATCCTCTGAGAAATGGTCCCGTGGAAAGGGATGTAGAGCAGGTATCATTCTGAGGCAACTCCAATACTTTGTTGCTTTCGTTATCTCTTTTGGTGTATGATCTTTTGTGTTTCCTTCTGGTTTAGCAACAACTGAGGTGTTCAATCTATTCCCCTAAAGTTAAAAAGTAAAATTTGAAATAGATACTGACATGCAGAGGAATCTTACCTTATCCTTTCAAATCTTGGTGTGTCATATGGAGTTAGGTTTTCATAGTAGGGTAAAGGAGTCTACTTGGGCTTCCTCTTAGTCTTTGAACTTTCAGATTTCATTTAATACATCCTCATTGGATACAATGCCTTTTCTGAACATGCACAAATTAATTTTCTGATTATATCCTCATCTGATCAAGTGAGCATTTAGTAATTTGAATCCCCGTGGCAACCACTTGTTGCTCCAATCTGATCCATCTAACGTTGGTCTTCATTTGTTGCAGAATTTGTCATACTCAATGCTATTCCAAGTTCTTTATGTCATTTGCAAATGCTCATTTTCTCTTTTTGTGACAATAAACATCCCAGTTCATCTCAAAATCATTTTGAAAAATTGTCTCTGAATTTTGAACTATGTCTCTTTTTTGTTGGGGCTTATGATACACATTAGTGCATGCCATTCCTTTTCTGGAGTTTTGTGGTATTTAAAATGTTGTATGCAGTGAAAACAAATAAATGGATTGTTAATTTATGGAAAGTTACTTCATTTGCATTGTTCTCTGTATTATATTCTGAAACACTATATGTGATAAGCAGTGAAAACTAATATATGGATCGAGGATTTATATAAAGTTAATTCATTTGCATTGTTCTTCTGTATTATATTTTCAAACACTATATGTGATTGAAAACATGGTATTATGTCcatgtatatatttctttttgtgTAAAATGTGCAACTACCTGAACTAATAATCATTTATATCCTCTAACTTTACTACATTATATTTCTAGATTAACAATATCATGGATCTTGTGATCTTTACACTATATTAAggttaaacatataaacaattTGTCTCCATTTCTTTTGCAAGGATATTTATTTAATGCTAATTGATTGTGAAAATAATCTTCTCTTATATAAGGAAATGACTGCATTAAGAacttcccaaatccttcttgaccAGATAAAGTCTGAAAATTTCCATGGCATAATTGCTATAGAGGAGATATGGGATCAATATTCATGTTCCAGCTCACACTTAATGCAGTTGGAGTCACTAAATCGAATCAAAATCACCAATTGGAATCACGCCCCAGTAAAACCTCCATAATATTTGGACTGTGCAAAATAGAGATCGACTAGCATGTGCTCTGGCCTTTTCAATAGTTGTGTGAGTCCTATTATTCATTCATAGGAAGGCTATATATGCTATTAAGTGGCAGATTCTCTTGGTTGTCAGGGAATCAAACCCACTTATCATCAAAGAGATTACTAGGAAGCTCAAAAGATGAGACTCTGTATGGAAAAACATAAAAAGTAATAATGGATCTTTTCTTGCCATTGAGTTtaatgaggagtatttatagtcaAATTAAGGGATCAAGTCTGTTGTCATTTGTTTCTAGGAGATTTTCCTTAGACATCCTTCTGTCAGTTCTTGAACCACTAATCCTAATTGACTCACCTTGTCTAATATGGAGAATCTTTGTCTGTCCTGTATTGTATCCTACACAGGAGCTACAATTAATTGTTAGTAAACAAAAAACGTTTCTTACTTTATCCTTTTCTGTAACCACTCATATCTACCTCAGTATTCTCATCTTGGATGCACTAAGTTTTGTATATACAATTTCTTTACACAGTACTGGAGCAATAAGATAGAGGTGCAGCTAGCTAATCTAGAAGACAAATATAAAATTCATGTAAGGATTAAAAAATGATGTTTTATTGAAAAGAAGTCATGCTTATAATAAGATGAAAAGCCTATTTACAGAAGTAACCTGAATTTCTACCTAATATTACTTTATTTTTACTAATCTAAACATCTAAGAATTTAAAGATTAATCTTTGTGGATCAGGGTTAATAAACATGAAAACAAACAAATAGATTCTTATATAATCTGTATATCTAGTAGTTAAATGATTAGTTTTCATGAATCAGGGTTAGTAAACATGTTGCTTTAGATATCCTTCCAGAACTTGTTCTCAAGTTTGCCATTTGAACTTTTAATCTTTTAGATCTTTCACATAGTGATATTTATATGGTTTTGTAGGAAGGAGTGAGGTGATGAATTGGGTTAATAAACAAATAAGTGCTGTTCTTTATTGTTGATGCTAATTACTTCATGATACCCAGGCAATTACAGCCTTAAAGAAAGGAGCATATCTATTGAAGTATGGACGAAGAGGAAGGCCAAAGTTTTGTCCTTTCAGACTTTCAAATGTAAGTTGCTCTACAACGTTAAAGGAAGACTACGTCTGTCCTTTTTCATTCTTGCTTATTTTAAATATGCCCTCGACTGATAGTGAATGTTAAAAATTGTTTCTGTTTTTATATGATTACTGCAGTTCATTTTTTTCTAAGTTAAAGGTGTCATCCAAACCCCTATAACTTGAACAAGAAATCATGAAGCTTTATGTATCTATATCTAACCTGATGTTTGTTTTCTCTTTGGTGTCACAATCTTATCTCATTAAATTATTGTGCTTAAATTCCAGGATGAATCTTTGCTAATTTGGTACTCCGGAAGGGATGAGAAACAACTTAAACTTAGTCAGGTTTACAAGATAATACCAGGACAGCGTACTGTAAGTTCAATTCTTCATCTTTAGATATCTTCTTGATGCTTATTTCCATATGTATGCATCATCTTTCATTTACTAAATATGAGAGTATGTTTTTTGCATATATGTAATATAATATTGTCATGAACCATAAACATTTACCTGCTGCATTTAGGTACTCTTTCCTTTTTACTTCTTTCCATGTAAATTGACCATATAACATTAATATGAACATTACTGTGCTGATTGTCCCCTCTTTGTGACACAGTAATAGAAtgttttattgttatttattacaaTTAACTTTATGAGATTCTGTTCTGATTCTTTCAATGCTTTATTCAAAGATCACTGTGAATTGTAGTTTAAATGAGAACTATGGTGTTCTTTATTCTTTTAGGCAATATTTCAGCGGTATCCACGGCCTGATAAAGAATACCAGTCATTTTCTCTTATATACAACGAAAGATCACTAGATTTGGTACGTACATCCATTCCTGTTCCTCATGTTTTACCTAGCTTTACTATTTGTATCTTCTGGGAGAATGTTCTGCAATTTCTCTTCTGACACTGACCTTTAGACACAATTTGAAATCACGTGTTCATGATACATACAGTAGCATATATGCAAACAGACTGATGGTTTGGATATACTGCACAGCTAGCATAAATGTTATACTTATTGTGAACCACACTGTTTAAATACAATTCTCAATTAAAATGAATTTGTCAGATCTGCAAGGACAAGGACGAAGCAGAAGCCTGGTTTGTTGGATTGAAGGCTTTGATTTCACGAGGAAATTATCGGAAGTTGAGATCAGAATCAAAAGGGGATAGGACTTCGTCTGATAGTCCTACTACATATATTCGTAAAATTTCTCCATTCACATCACCCTTCAGTGGTAGTGATATCTCCCATAAGGTTTGGCAAGTTTGTTCGTTGTCTAACTTTTGCTATATAATAATGTTACTGGTTATAGACCCTATCATGTTTCATTTTTTAAGGATTCCAGTGATGACCAAATCAATACTTCTTATGAGTACCATCCAGTTAATGGTTTGGGGAAGGTGTTGTCTGACGTGATATTGTATACGTCACCAGCCAGGAGTTTGTTACACTCAGAATCTCTATGTAAATCTTTTTGTTCACACTCATCAGGAGCTGCAGATATTACTAATGGACAGGGCTCTGCAGTTGATACTGTTAGAGTAAGTTTATCTAGTGCTGTTAGCTCATCAAGCCATGGATCAAATCATGAGGATTTTGATGCATTAGGTGATGTTTTCATTTGGGGAGAAGGCATAGGTGATGGGTTTCTTGGTGGTGGTTTGCAAAGGGCTGGAATTTCCTCGACCATTGCGATTGATGCATCACTGCCAAAAGCTTTGGAGTCAACAGTAGTGCTTGATGTTCACAATATAGCTTGTGGTAAGAATCATGCAGTTTTGGTTACCAAACAGGGGGAGGTTTTCAGTTGGGGAGAGGAATCAGGAGGCAGGCTTGGCCATGGAAATGATGTTGATGTTTCGCAGCCAAGGCTTGTGGATGCCCTAGGTGGTATGAATGTTGAACTCGTGGCATGTGGCGAATATCATACATGCGCTGTAACTTTGTCTGGGGATTTATTTACATGGGGTGATGGTACTCACGGTTCAGGTCTCCTGGGTCATGGGAGTGATGCGAGTCACTGGATTCCGAAAAAAGTGTGTGGTCCAATGGAAGGTCTGCATGCGTCATCAGTATCTTGTGGACCATGGCATACAGCCGTTGTGACTTCTGCAGGCCAGCTATTTACATTTGGTGATGGAATTTTCGGTGCTCTGGGTCATGGTGATCATAGAAGCACAAACATACCAAGAGAAGTTGAAGCTCTGAGAGGAATGCGCACTGTTCGTGCAGCTTGTGGTGTTTGGCACACTGCTGCAATTGTGGAAATTTCAGATGCATCCTCTGATTCCAGTGACTCTGCGATGGGGAAACTATTCACTTGGGGAGATGGTGATAAAGGTCGACTTGGACATGGTGATAGGGAACCCAGACTCCTTCCAGCATGTGTAGCATCTCTTTCTGATAATATTTGTAAGGTAGCTTGCGGGCATGACATAACTGTTGCTTTAACAACTTCTGGACATGTTTATACAATGGGAAGTACTGTCTATGGGCAACTTGGTAATCCCCAAACCGATGGAAAGCTTCCCACTCGTGTTGAAGGAAAGATTTCAAATCAATTTGTTGAAGAGATATCATGTGGATCTTATCATGTTGCTGTATTGACCTCAAGAACTGAAGTCTATACCTGGGGCAAAGGAGtgaatggccgtttaggccatggGGATAATGATGACCGAAATACTCCGACACTTGTTGAAGCTTTAAAGGACAAACAAGTGAAGAGTGTTGTATGTGGTGCAAGTTTTACTGCAATCATCTGTCTTCATAAGTGGGTGTCCAGTGCTGATCAGTCCATATGTTCTGGTTGTCATCTCCATTTTGGATTCAGAAGAAAACGTCATAATTGTTATAATTGTGGTTTAGTCTTTTGCAAAGCATGTAGCAGCAGAAAATCTACTGGAGCTTCTTTAGCACCAAATATTAATAAGTTGTATCGTGTATGTGATGAATGTTATACCAAGCTTAGGAAAGTGGTGGGGGATGGTAAGATTCCTCAAATTCCAAGGCATCAAAATGGAAGTACAAACCAGGTGCCTGGTGAACTGGCTGACAAAGATTCACCTGGTCCTAGGATGCAGGGTCAGTTCTCTAGGCTCTCATCATTTGAATCTTTTAAAGGTGAAAACAGAGATTCCAGGGAATCAAACAATGGATATCCATCAAGTTCTTCAAAGTTTCTTCAAGTTCAAGCATCTTCAAAGAAAATATTCTCTGCTTCTGTCCCAGGTTCAAGAGTAGCTTCTCGTTCAAATTCACCTACATCATGTAAGCGAAGTCCATTGCATTCATTGGCCATATCAAGGGATGCCACTAATACATGCTTGGAAATATGTCATGACTTGAACCCAACCAATGAGGATCTAAGACAAGAAATCCTTAAGTTACGGACACAGGTAAGTGTGTTGTAAATTCAAGTGGGTTATTTGTAGATTTTTGGCTCATAGCGCACATGCTACCACATCATAAACTCGACTGAATTTGGTTGCATATTGTTTTAGTACTTGCAAAACTATGAATATGGACATTCATATCAACTTCTTACATTACTGATAATTGACAGTTTCCTGTAATCATATCTGTTATTTTGCTTATCCAAGGATCATAACACATATTTGTCTTCCATTTAAATTTTCAGTTATATTTAAATTTTCCAATTGAATTTTTGGTTGTCATTAATCATTTTATTTCATGATTGATCAGTTGTACACCATTAACTAGAACTTTTTTTCTGTAGGTTGATGAGCTAGCATGTAAATCACAACTTCTAGAAGTGGAATTGCAGAAAACAACAAAACAATTGACAGATGCAAAAGCAATGGTGAGCGAAGAAACTGCAAAGGGCAAGGCTGCAAAGGAAGTAATCAAGTCTCTGACATCACAGGTAGAGCTTTTTCTTTACCCATTCTATTCCTGGTGTAAGTAACCCTTGGTTCTAAAAATTGATCTACCAGCTTTTTAGGTGCTATTTTTGTGAATGTGGTGAGTGTATCTTTCCTCTAAATTTGCAGATTAGGAATTCTATGTAGCACACATCTAATGACTTCTTGGTCTAGTATGCTAAATTATGTACACCATGTTCTTATTCATGTCGGATTCCATGTTTCACTTGGTTATTTTCTACAAATAGAAATTTTCCTCTGAAATTTTATTGTACTTTGAAGTTTGAATCATGGCTTCCAAAGGTGTATTGGATTACCAACCGTCTCAATCAGTActaacatattaaatattttttagtaaTTCTTTTGGTGCACTGAGGTGTATGCATCATATTGATCGATGGGTGAAGGTCTAAGAAGATTCTGGAATGGTATTGGTACCTAAGAACTTGCTTTGAGGTCTTCATGAATTAAGGATTTATATCTCAAATGCCTGCCAGGCTCCTCTTGAGATGTTCTGATATGTTGGTGCAATATGATATACTATGGTATACTGTTATGAAAGATTAACAAATATCAGTTAAACTGTCATTATACCTTGGTAAGTATGGTGTATTCTATACCAGTATGCAGTTGGAGCAACACAATATGATCCACTTATATGCCAAGATATTTTAGATCTTTCTAGGGATTTTACAGAACAGCAGGTTGTCATGTTCCAGCCATTTAAGGTTAGCTATGTAGAGCTTTTCTTATCATTTGGATCCACCTGGGCAATAGAACAAGCCAAATGGAAGTAGTCAACTCTCTTGTTATGATTTCTCAAGTCTTTACATCTCCTCGCATTGGTAACTCTATTCAACTCACCTCATCTAACTGAGACATCTATTGGCCTCCTTGCAACCTGTTCATACAATCATTAATATGTTTTCCTCAATTTACCCTCTATCATAAATGTGCTGATTGTTCAAAGAAAATAAGCATTTCTTGGTCTCTTTTTCCTACTTGTCCTACACATTCATCTTAGCATTCTCATCTTGGTAAcaccaactttttttttttttgtaaaagttTCCTAAATCAATTCCAATCCATGACACATGATTAGCATTACAGTTGTCTGATAAAATTCCTCTTTTAATTGAAGGGGACGTGAGTATTATGTAAAAATCTTGATACCCCTCCCCAATTTTTATCATTCTGCTTTATATCTATTAACAATAACCTTAGAATATCCTTTGTGAATAACAGATCCAAGATAACCTAAATTTATACTTTTTAGAAACTTCTTGTCCATAACTGATCCTTGACATGAAGTTATTGTTAAAGAGAACTCACTATGCATTCCTCCCAATTGTAATACTAGTGACAACCCTATcatatatatcttttatcacaacaATAAAACTACTAAGCActgtttttattttctaaaacacATCACAATAGATTCTATATGGGTTTTCTCTATCTAGTTCAATAAAAACAATCCAAGTTTTTTCTCCCTATTTctaatttttaatcatttttaagAAATAGTTAGTTTTAATAATTTGTCTTTCATGCACAAAACCATGAAAAATagtattattttaattaaaagaaaCACAATTAAAGATTTCAATAGATTTTCTTCCAGTATTCAGTGCAAATATCTTGAGTAAATAATTCAGCTTTTATTCCCAGTTGTGCAGCAGATCCAACATTTAGATTTTGTGGCAGATTTTTAACTACATCTGTTTAATCATCAATATTGGAGAGAAAGATGGTAGTTTCGTTTGCTTAATTTTGCTTGCAACTAAACACTTTACTTTGGTTAGAATCAGTACATGCAGGATCTAAAATAGGGTGTACCCAGTGTAGAGGGCCTCATCTAATATGTGGTCTGGGAGAGTCAATTTATACAGCCTTACCTCTAAATATATAACGGCTATTTTTTTTACTCGAATCATGAACTCAGGACTCGGAAAGAATTTTAGTGTCTAAGATCCAATAGAGCAAAGTACAACAATGCCTTCTATGGTTCCCTAGTCTAAAACCACTTGAGCATTGTTCCCATTGTTAGACCGCTATTATATATTTTCTAATGAATCAGGCTTGTTAGTGTCCCAACAATTGTTATTGCAATACTGTACAGAAGCTCATTGCCATATTTAGTTACTTATCAGGCACTGTAGGTAGGACTAGTTTTTTTCAAGTTAAGCTACTAGAATACTGATCCTTTAATCTGATCTGTGTGTGGGCTTATTATATGCTGAGATGGCAAGATGCATTAAAAATCTCTTTTCATGCTACTATGCTGTACTTTAATACAATTCACTACTTTTTGGGTTCTAATTTCCAGTTCTTATATTTGGCAGCTAAAGATTATGGCTGACAGAGTACCAGAGGCATCTCTGATATCCCGCAACTATGGGTCTGGTTATACATCTGACTCACCGAAACTACAATCCATTGACAACACAACAAGCAACTTGCTACCTTCCCAGTTATCTGTGTCAAATGGTAATTTGAGTAATCCAGTAGTCTGCAATGGAAACAACACATTGTCAGAAAAAGTGGAATGGGTTGAACAAGCTGAACCAGGTGTTTACTTTAGCATATCTTCTTTGCCTGGTGGTGATAAATGTCTCAGGCGAGTGTGCTTTAGGTATGGGAAGCCTCTTACCCATGTCATATTTTACATGGATGGTCTATTGGTAAACATCTTTATCACTAATTCTGTTTTTTTGTCCCAGAAGTAATATAACAGAAGGTACAGATAAGATACTAATTTTTACTATTATTTCTAACTCTTAACGGTTTCAAATgactagtctttttttttttttgagtgatCAGCATATGATTCGTTGTCTATATAGTGTTAATATTGTTTCTTGGTCTAGATAATAAGTGGTCGTCATATTTCTGTGGACTTTATTGCATGTGTGTCGGATGATAATGCAGTTAGATTGGTAGTTCTTACTTTTCTTGGGAAAAAGCAGGTACTTTGTTTTACTCATTCTCATTTTTTACAAGATTATACAATAAGAAATCCCCAGGATCATGTCATCTTACATACATTTAAAAAATCCACATGATGACACTGGGACGAAAATTGTCCCACAAGTTCACAAATAAGAGACAGTGCAGTACAAGATAACCACAGCTGGGATACAGAACACACCCAGTAAACTTTAATTAAGTTGCTATTTGCACGTCTTCTGAGGTTTGCGTTCAATGATTAATTTGATTTTTAAGCGACTAAAGTTTAGAAGGAACTAGGTGAGTCTAATAACTGGGCAAACTTTTacagaaagaataaaagcaaAACATTTTTCAATTTTCTACATGCATTTTGACACCAAACATTTCAGTTTTCAATTTTCTTACAAGTATTGGAAAAGACAACAGAGGTTAGTTAATATTGCGGTTAATTTCTAGGTTTGCTTTATCAATATTCATAAGCCTCATTCTGCACAGTCTTGACTTGACAATTAATTgaaagatttacgtctgaacaagATTTACTATGTTGTAATTCATCAGATATGCTGTCCAATTTGTGAATTTAGTTGCAAAAATAACCTATCATTACTGTTCATGCAACAGGCATTGTTACATGTTCATATTTAGATGCCTTTATATTGGAGAACTAGAAAGATCTATTGGTTGTTGGTGCAGTATTTTATCATCCCAGagtcttttttttatgataattgtTGTTTTCTTTGCAGCCGAAAAAGATTTAGTGAACAACAAGCAGAGAAGTGGTGGGTAGAAAATCGATCAAGGATTCAGGAGAAATACACTATCCTTAGTGATGAAAATTCTGCCTCGGCCTCTACCTCCGCGCATCTTGCAGGAAGGACGGCTTGTTCGACCAAGCAGTAATGCTGCAAACTCGCCGTACCGCTCCCCGGTAAATGTAAATATTCCTTAGAACCGGTGGACGATGCACATACCTTACCTTATTGATTGTTGCACCATACTAGGGCAGTGTTTGGAAGGAAAATAGCCACACGTGCCAGTCACTTACAGTGGCCGCTGCTGCCTTAGAGGATTCCTTTTAACCCCTTCAACAaaaatcatgcaatattatcttccATGCATCTAATTTTCTGTCCAGGAAGAACAtcaatttttgtttttgtttttttgaggTTTTATCATTTTCTCATGGATTCCGACTGTACTTGGATGATCGTAGTCATGATAACACTGAAGGTAGTTGATACTCTTTAGTTAGCTGTGTTCCCAAGCTAACACTGAAGAAGAAAGTAAGATGGTTGACATGAGAGATTAGACTTGTTATCTATAGGAAAACTGGAAGAGTGCTTCAATTCTGCCATTTTTTGCTTGAGCATCATGGTTGACATTTTCTCACCGGTGGCCCATTCTCATGATGTTCTATCATCGAAATAGTGCATAGCATTTTATGTTACTCTCTCTTTGGCATTGATGAAATGATGAAATCCACTCCTACGTTTTGTAAGAGGTTGCTGCTTCTCTAATCCTCTTTACTGTGCTAGAAAACATGGCACGGACTTGAGGTGCAGGTATGAAAGAAATCCCCTCCTACGTTTGAGTGTTCTAAATCAACTCTAAATTTAATATCTAAGTCAATTTTAAATAACAGgtcaaatttatatttaaatgtatttgatgatattataaatttttttttttgtaatatagTAAAAGAGGATGAAAGGGATAGAGCATGACGGAGAAGAGAgcgatttttaatatttttaatctcaaattataaatatttttaataataaataaacaaataaataaaagttgAGGGATTTTTAATTTCTTTGTAAGCTCAAATGTTTTAATTTGTGAACAAATCAATTAATTTTTGTAGCTATGGGTCGTTTCCGTGAAACATGATTTGTTTGGCTAAAGAGGATCGAAGTAGAAAACACTTTAAAAgcgtgtttttttgttttttgttttcttcattcTGTAACCACCAACGCCATTCActccatttctttgtaatgtaatgattcacaaaaaaagATTTGATCGTTTGAGAATCCTACAGAATTATCGAGTGTTAAAGACCGGCTTTATCATTTGATTTCAAGAGATGTATAATGATAGCTACAAGAAAATAAACACCAGcaaaaaggaaaataatacttaaaaaaacagaaaaagaaaaaaaaaaatgcagtgaTACACCTGACTCATCACCTATCTTGGGTTGAATGTTCAAATCTTCATCCtatgaattttctgaaaataCTGATTAATTGACGATACcaagatcgatcgatcgatcgatctgaGTTCATCTTTACTACACTTACACTAAGAATAAGATAATTGCTccctttttttgattttttttatatatctttctTCACAACAAGATCCTGTGATGGAATTCCATCATCAATCAAACTTTCTGGTCCTTTTCCAAAAGCACAAATATTTCTTCAGTTTA
Above is a genomic segment from Musa acuminata AAA Group cultivar baxijiao chromosome BXJ3-4, Cavendish_Baxijiao_AAA, whole genome shotgun sequence containing:
- the LOC135637129 gene encoding PH, RCC1 and FYVE domains-containing protein 1-like, encoding MRMLFDPGPWMADPLRNGPVERDVEQAITALKKGAYLLKYGRRGRPKFCPFRLSNDESLLIWYSGRDEKQLKLSQVYKIIPGQRTAIFQRYPRPDKEYQSFSLIYNERSLDLICKDKDEAEAWFVGLKALISRGNYRKLRSESKGDRTSSDSPTTYIRKISPFTSPFSGSDISHKDSSDDQINTSYEYHPVNGLGKVLSDVILYTSPARSLLHSESLCKSFCSHSSGAADITNGQGSAVDTVRVSLSSAVSSSSHGSNHEDFDALGDVFIWGEGIGDGFLGGGLQRAGISSTIAIDASLPKALESTVVLDVHNIACGKNHAVLVTKQGEVFSWGEESGGRLGHGNDVDVSQPRLVDALGGMNVELVACGEYHTCAVTLSGDLFTWGDGTHGSGLLGHGSDASHWIPKKVCGPMEGLHASSVSCGPWHTAVVTSAGQLFTFGDGIFGALGHGDHRSTNIPREVEALRGMRTVRAACGVWHTAAIVEISDASSDSSDSAMGKLFTWGDGDKGRLGHGDREPRLLPACVASLSDNICKVACGHDITVALTTSGHVYTMGSTVYGQLGNPQTDGKLPTRVEGKISNQFVEEISCGSYHVAVLTSRTEVYTWGKGVNGRLGHGDNDDRNTPTLVEALKDKQVKSVVCGASFTAIICLHKWVSSADQSICSGCHLHFGFRRKRHNCYNCGLVFCKACSSRKSTGASLAPNINKLYRVCDECYTKLRKVVGDGKIPQIPRHQNGSTNQVPGELADKDSPGPRMQGQFSRLSSFESFKGENRDSRESNNGYPSSSSKFLQVQASSKKIFSASVPGSRVASRSNSPTSCKRSPLHSLAISRDATNTCLEICHDLNPTNEDLRQEILKLRTQVDELACKSQLLEVELQKTTKQLTDAKAMVSEETAKGKAAKEVIKSLTSQLKIMADRVPEASLISRNYGSGYTSDSPKLQSIDNTTSNLLPSQLSVSNGNLSNPVVCNGNNTLSEKVEWVEQAEPGVYFSISSLPGGDKCLRRVCFSRKRFSEQQAEKWWVENRSRIQEKYTILSDENSASASTSAHLAGRTACSTKQ